CCGAAGATGAGCGATTATGGTTAGAGATTGTTGTCACAGAAACCGATGCTTATCTAACTGATTTACAACAGCGAGTAGAGCAACTGTGCACAGATTTACCGCTAGAGCTATTGCGCTTACGCCGTCAGCGCTCGGCGACAACTGGCTTGTTAAGCCAGCAAAATCAACAAAGTTTAGCCGAGCTTACGCCCGCTGAGGTGTGGCAGGCCAGATTAAGCCAAGAGCAGTTAACTGCTGAGCAGGAACAGCAATTAACCCAGCTACATCAGCAAGTGCTAGCAACTGTACAGCAGGAGGCAGAATGAAGATCCTGTCGGTACGACTACAAAATTTAAACTCTTTGCGCGGTGAGTGGACGATTGATTTTCGGCTAGCACCGTTTAATCAAGCTAACTTATTCGCTATTGTTGGGCCCACCGGCGCGGGTAAAACCACCATTTTAGATGCCATCTGTTTAGCTTTGTATCATGAAACCCCGCGCTTAAAAACGTCTGCCAGCAGTAATGAGATAATGACCCGTCATACCAGCGAGTGCTTAGCCGAAGTCGAGTTTGAAGTAGCAAATGTGGGCTATCGAGCCTTTTGGAGTCAGCGCCGAGCGCGCGGTAAAAGTGACGGTAACTTACAAGCTGCAAAAGTAGAACTCGCCCGCTTAGACGGCACTATTTTGGCAGAGAAAATTAATGATAAGCAGCGCTTAGTAGCTGAGATTACGGGGCTAGATTTTAGTCGGTTTACTAAATCTATGTTGTTAGCGCAAGGTGGTTTTGCGGCGTTTTTAAATGCGGAAGCGAATGAACGGGCAGAGCTACTAGAAGAGCTTACCGGTACTGATATTTATGCCAAAATTTCCGCTCAAGTGTTTACTGAATGTCGCCAGCACAAGCAGCAGCAAGAATTGTTGCAAGCGAAGTTATCGACAGTAGAGCTATTAACGGCGGAGCAACAAGCGGAGTTAACGACACAGTTAACGCAAATTAGCGCTGATATTAGCACTAAACAAGCTAGTTTAAGCCAATTACGTCAACAACAACATTGGCGCCAACAATTGCAACAGGCAGAACAAGCCTTGCTACAAGCCGAGCAAGAAGCTCAGCAAGTCGAGCATAATGCCAACTTACAACAACCAAAACTAGCAAAGTTACAGGCTTATCAACCGGCGCATAAATTAGCGCCGTTATATCAAGCAGTGCAACAAAGTCAGCAGCAGTTTAAGCAACAACAGCACAGCTTAAGCCAACTAAATAGCAGCCTAGCGTCGGCGCAGCAGCAACAAGCAACTTATTTATGGCAAGGTTGGCAAGCTTTGCAGCAGCAAGTGAATAACACCCAACGCCAACAACAGCAGCGGCAAAAACAGCAAATAGAGCTTGAGCAAAAAATTTCAGCTTGGCAGCAACAACAACAGTTACAAACGGCCAGCGAGCAGCAATTAGCTAGCCAGTTGCAACAGTTACAACAGCAAGGGAGTAGTCAGCAGTTACAAGCGGAGTATCAACAGCAGCAAAGCCGATTGCAGCAACTACAGCAATTGCAGCAGCAATTAACCCTGCAGGATAAGTTTCAGCAGCAACTACAGCAAATACAGCAGCAATTAACCACCAAAGATCAGCAACAACAGCAATTAGCTACACGCTTAACCCAGTTACGTAGCCGTTATGCTGAGGTGAAGCAGCAAGTTAAAGACAAGCGGTTATTATTGCAGCAGCAACAACTTATTTTGCAGTTATCCGATCACCGTGCCCAATTGAAACCTGGTGAAAATTGTCCCCTATGTGGGGCAACGGAGCACCCTGCTATTGCTGAGTATCAACGCCTTAATAGCTCTGAAACTAGCCAGCAGCTAGAGCAAGCTGAGCAAGAGCAAACCACAGTTCAAGCTGCCGGTGAAGAGGTTAAAGCGGAACATGCCGCTATGGTGGCGGCCATGCAGCAGTTACAATTACAACAACAACAAGTGCAACAAGAACTTGAGCAGCTTAAAGACTTAATACAAACTGCCACAGCTGAACTTGAGATAACAGTATTAACGGTTGAAGCCATAGCAACAACGATTACTGAAATAAACCAACAGCAACAGTTGCGACAGCAGCAGATCCAGCAGTTAGAGCAGTTGCAGCAGCAATGGCAATTAGCCCGAGATACATTAAGCACCCAACAACAGCAGTTGCGAGAAGGCTTGCATCAGCAGCAATTATTAACAGCCCAAACCGAACAAGCAGAGCTAGAGCTGGTTAGGCTGCAACAACAAACCCATAACTGGCAGCAGCAATGGCAGCAACTAGAATTAGCAGCACCAACGCAGGTTAGCGTTAATGAGACCATTATCAGCGTAGAAGCCAAGCTACAGCTAGCTCAGCAGCAAGTGCAATTGCTACTAGGCCAACGCCAAGCGGTGCAACACGCATTAAGCCAAGCCGAGTTACACTATCAGCAGCAACAACAGCAATGGCAAACTAACCTAAGCCAAAGTGTTTTTGCCGACGAAGCAGCATTTAAAGTTGCGCTATTAACGGATGCAGAGGTGCAGCAGCTGCAACAATTACAGCAAAGCTTAGCCCAAGCCAGTATTAGTAGTCAGCGCTTATTACTAGATCGGCAACAGCAATTGCAGTTACTGCAGCAAGCTAAGTTAACTGAACTAGATTTAGCCAGCATTACCGACTTGTTACAACAAGCCGAACAGACAGTGAATATGTTAAGCCAACAACGCGGTGAAATTTCCCAGCAATTAACTGCAGAGCAAAAACGCCGCCAACAGCAGCAGCAATTATTGGCCGATATTAGCGCTGGCCAACTGCAATACGAGTTATGGCAGCGTTTAAATAGTTTAATAGGCTCTGCTGACGGTGCGCGTTATCGCCGTTTTGCCCAAAGCCTGACGTTAGCCCAGTTAATTTTATTAGCTAATCGCCAGCTGGCGCTACTGCATAACCGTTATCAATTAGCAGCACATGAAAGTGCGGAGTTAGAGCTAGTGGTGCTAGACACCTGGCAAGCTGATAGTGCGCGTGATACTAAAACCCTATCTGGCGGCGAAAGCTTTTTAGTCAGCTTAGCTTTAGCGTTAGGCTTGTCGGATCTGGTGAGCAGTAATGCCCGAATTGACTCGTTATTTTTAGACGAGGGTTTTGGAACTTTAGATGCCGACACCTTAGATAGTGCGCTAAGTGCGTTAGATAACTTGAATGCTAGCGGCAAAATGGTTGGCATTATTAGTCATGTTGAGGCGTTAAAACAACGTATTCCGGTGCAGATAAAAGTAGAGAAGCAGCAAGGGTTAGGCTTTAGTAAAATAAGCATCGAGCATTAAATAAAAAGGTAGAAAAAAGGCCGCTAACAACACGATTAGCGGCCTTTTTATGCATATTATAACCAATGTTTTCGCTAGGTTTAATAGTTACGTATTAACACTAGGGACTAGAACGAATAAACCAAGGTTAATGTTGTTTGGGTATCGGTGGCTTTTTTATCTACCGGTACCTCAGAGTCATTTTGGATTAAAAAAGCCGCTTTCATTTGCAGTGAACCATTTATTTTTGCTGCTAGCGAGGTTTCGGCAATAGTACGAGTATTATCGTCACCGTATTCTACACTCAGGGTTTGAGCAAAGGTGGCGGACTCACTTAACGTCCACTTATAGCTGGCGGCGGCACGGGCAATTAAGCCGTTTTCCGTTTCACCAGTAGATCGCTCGCCGGTAAAATAACCCGGACCAATTTCAGCATCTAAAGACATATCTTCACTGTTATATAAGCGAGTACCGTAACCGACTGCAACTGTGGTGTACTTGGTATAAGCACCAAATTTATCATCAGTATAAGAACCATACATAAACAGCTTCTCAAACTCATCATCAAGTTTATACGCGGCTTTTGCTGAAATTAAATAACGCTCTGCAGAACGCTCTTTTACTTTATTACCATCAACATCAGTTTTTTCGTCCTCTTTAAAAAAGGCACTAAAAATATACTGATTACTCCAGCTTTCTAACTCTTGTTTAGCATCGATTTTACCAGTTACTGAGGTACCTACCGTATTACCCGTAGTGGTAATGGCACCAAGTTCTGCTGACGTGGTCCACGTTTTATCAATAGCTGTATTCGCATTCGCATTAACGCTGACAACAGCGATGGCCGCTGCCAGTAAAGATAACTTTCGCATGATTACTCCTGAGTGTCTTTTTTGATATGCACGTCCATTTGCGGGAAAGGAATACCAATACCGTGCTCATCAAAAGTAAGTTTAATTTTCTCTAATGTGTCCCAGTACATGCCCCAATAATCAGCCGCATTTACCCAGGGACGAACATGAATATTAACGGATGAGTCGGCTAAAGCTGCCACAGCAATTAATGGTTTAGGAGCAGGTAATACTCGCTCGTCAGCATTAATAATCTCTTCTAATAATTTTTTTGCCAAACGTAAATCAGCGTCGTAAGCGATACCAACTAATATGTCTACGCGGCGGGTGGGCTCGGCTGAGTAATTAGTAATGGGGCCGCCAGTTATTTTGGCGTTAGGCACAATAACGCGTTTATTGTCAGGCGTAGTCATGATGGTTTGGAATATTTCAATTTTATCAACGGTACCTGATACGCCGCCAGCATCGATATAATCGCCAGATTTAAAGGGGCGAAACAGAATAATCAAAATACCAGAAGCAAAGTTAGCTAAAGAGCCTTGTAAGGCTAAACCAATGGCTAAACCGGCAGCACCTAAAATAGCAATGAATGAGGTGGTTTCAACTCCGACTTGCGACAGTGCCATGAGTACAGTAGCAATTAAGATAATGGCATAAACAATACTCGCCATAAAAGACACAACGGCTTTATCTATATGACGAGACAATAAAGCGCGCTCTAATAAACGTTTTACTACTTTTGCAACTAAACGACCCACATAGAAAATAACGATAGCAGCAATAAATTGTAAAAAATAACCGACTATGACTGCATTGTTTTCCTGATAAAACTTGGTGATTTCTTCCATCATCCTCTCCATTTACTGACTTACAGACTAAAAACCGCAAAATTCTAACATAAAATCGAAAATGACGGCAGTAAATGGTACAGATCTTAAGCAACAAATCTTTAAACAGTAAAAAAGCTTGGTGTTAGCCGTAAAATTAGCTAATATAGCGCCTATCTGCGGTGACTGTAGCTCAGTTGGTAGAGCCCCGGATTGTGATTCCGGTTGTCGTGGGTTCGATCCCCATCAGTCACCCCATTCTTCTGTTTCGCCCCATATCTGCTAAGCTTGAATATACAACGTCCTTAATAATGTAGAGTTATTGTCGGTGATAGATTTAAAAGCTTTGCAACAGCAATTGCAGCAACCTAATTTAGCCCCTGTTGAACAATGGCAGCCAAAGTTTTGCGGCGATATACCGTTATATATCGATGCAGACGGGCAATGGTTTTATAATAACAGCCTGATCCAACGTCCGGCGATGGTAAAGTTATTCGCTTCAGTATTACTGTATCAAGATGGTGAACACTTCTTACAAACTCCAGTTGAAAAAATGCGCATTAAAGTCGCTGATGCCGCCTTTATTATTACCGATTGGCAATGGCTAACCAGTAATGACTTACCGGTATTAGCTTTAACTAGCAGCATAGGCGATAAAGTATTAGTTAGCCCTGAGCACCCTATTTTATTGGCTTTATCTGCAGAGCAAGATTGGTTACCTTATGTGCAAATGTGGCGTGGGCTAACGGCTAAATTAAGCCGCAATGTGTATTACCAACTTGCCGAGCAAGTGAGTACAGTGTATTGCAATGGCCAGCAGCATTATCAACTTAAAAGTGCTGGCTTCCCTTATACCTTTGCTATTGCTCCACTAAATTAATGTTTAGTAATTAAGCAGTACTATTTTATTGGCGCTTTTGTTATTTTTGATAAGCTTTGATTAACATCATAAATGCGGGCTCTAACTTCATTCACACCCAAGCTTTTTAATCTGGCAGTATGTTTTTCAAGGTAGGCTTGTGCGCTGGGTTCGTCTGTAAACAAGTAAATACCGCCGGCTTCTTTTAAGCTTTGTTGTTCAGTCCAAATTTTCCAAATAAACCCAGGTTCTTCTGTTATTGACTGGGCTAACTCAGCGAGTACTGTCGACATTTCTTCGCCAAAAGGACCGTTAAAAGGAAAATCTATTTGTAATAGTTTTTGCATATCTATTCCTATCCAATTTAGTATTTATAGCTGTTTTATATCGCAATAAAACTTATTTTATTACTTGCCAGGCTCAGGTACTGAAGCTTTATTCACGCCTTGCTGCTGTGTAATGTCTGTTGCTAAGGCTTTATCTTCAGGCTCTGCGGTTATGCCCTCTTGATCTGCTCCTTGTTCTGGTGTGTAAGTGAGGGTTGTTAGTAACGCAAAGTGATCGGAGCCGATTGATGGTAAGCGCTGAATATTATTTAACGTGAAATGATGACTGTGAAACAAGTGATCCAGTGGCCAGCGTAAATAGGGATAGTGAGCATGAAAGGTGTTATACATACCACGGCCAACACGAGGATCTAACAGGCCACTGAGCTTACGAAATAAGCGGGTGGTGCGAGACCATGCTACATCGTTTAAATCGCCGGTGACGATGGTGGCTTGCTGAGTGTCGGCAATACTACGCGCGACCATAACTAACTCGGCATCACGCTCGATAGATTGTGAGTTTTCGGTAGGACTTGGTGGTGCTGGATGCAGAAAGTGGACCCGAACTTGCTGACCACTCTCTAGCGTTAATAAAGCATGCATTGATGGCACTTCATCTTCGACTAAAAAAGCAATCTTGGTGTCAGTTAACGGTAAGCGCGAATAAACGTGCATGCCGTATAAGTTATCAAGTGGGCATTTTAAGCTGTAGGGCATGCTAACTTCTAAGCTATCTAACTGTTGTTGCCACCATTGATCAGACTCTAGGGTAACCAGTACATCCGGTTGATGTTGCTGCACCTGTTTAATTAACAGCTCAGACTTATGATTAGAAGCCAAAACATTTGCCGTAATAATACTAAGCTGATTATCTGTACCAGCAGAGCGGCTGCCGGCAGTGGTTTTTACTTCAACCGGCCATAGAGGTGTATAAGGTAAAATCCACCATAACTGCCAGCTTAAGCAGAGCAAAACGGCCAGCAACATTAGCCAGCTACTGGGCGCAGTAAAATCGAGAACAATGAATTGAAATACTGCCAGCAGTGCGGCAAGACTAGCAAGTTGTAGTCGAGGAAAATCCCAGCCGCGTACTGCCCAGTGTGGATGGCGCCAAAGCGGCAGCAAGGTTGTTAAAACAATAACAAAAGTTAATAAAGAAAATACCCAGACCATCTTAGGTTCCTTGCTTTAGCATTTATTAGCAATTAACTAGCGAATAATGAGAAACTCCCACAATTCTGCCTAGCTGTAAAGTAGCACATTAGGTGCTAATGAAATAACACGTAATTCGGATTTAAAATCTGTTAAAAGGAACAATAAATCCAACCAACCCACAATAGAACTTCATTATAGTATTTCAGCGCTACAATCTGACGCTGGTCGGTAAAAATGGGTTAACTATCGCAATAGTATTGTTCATTTAGTGCTAGCTGCTATCACTGAATAACAATAATAATTTTTGGTTATAACAATATGCAAAAAACACCATTAGCCCTTTTATTTATCTCTTTAGGTTTTTGCCATTATGCGTCTGCTGCGACCTTAATTTATGCCGGAAAACTGATTACAGCTGATAGTGATAAAGTAAAGTCTAGCCAAACAGTTGTAGTAGAAAACGATAAAATAATCGCTATTGAATCTGGTTATAAAACCGCGACCGATAATGATCAGGTTATCGACTTACGCCAGCATACTGTGATGCCGGGTTTAATGGATATGCACACCCACTTTTATACCCAGTTTAGTGCCACGGTTTATACTGAACCTTTTACTATGAACGAAGCCGATATCGCATTAAGAGCGGCAACCTTTGCTGAAAAAACCTTAATGTCGGGTTTTACTACCGTACGCGAGCTTGGCGATAACTATCAAATTAGTGTGGCATTAAAAAAAGCCATCGCCAAAGGCTATGTAAAAGGGCCACGTATTTATGCTGCGGGTAAGACTATTGCTACCACAGGCGGTCATGCGGACCCTACAAACGGTGTAGCTTATACATTAATGCAAGATCCGGGGCCGAAAGAGGGCGTAATTAATGGTGTTGATGATGCCCGTAAAGCGGTTCGGCAACGTTATAAAGAAGGTTCTGACCTGATTAAAATTACGGCTACTGGCGGTGTATTAAGCGTGGCTAAAAGTGGCACTAATGCCCAGTTTACGGATGAAGAACTGGCGGCAATTGTCAGTACAGCCAACGATTATGGCTTTAAAGTCGCAGTGCATGCTCATGGCAAAGACGGTATGGAGCGGGCAATTAAAGCCGGTGTAGCCTCTATTGAACATGGTACTTACATGGATAAAAATACCATGGCCTTAATGCGTAAACATGGTACTTACTTTGTGCCGACGATTAGCGCGGGTAAATGGGCTGAAGAAAAGTCGCATATAGAGGGTTTTTTCCCTGATATTGTTCGACCTAAAGCGGCCACTATTGGCGGTTTAATTCAAAATACCTTTGCTAATGCTTATAAAGCCGGCGTAAAAATTGCTTTTGGTACCGATGCCGGTGTTTTTGAGCACGGTGACAATTGGCGTGAATTTATTTATATGACGGAAGCCGGCATGCCAGCATTAACGGCAATCCAAAGTGCCACCATAGAAGGTGCACGTTTATTGGGCGTTGAAGATCAACTTGGCAGTATCACTGTGGGTAAAATAGCCGATATTATTGCGGTGCCAGGTGATCCTTTGCAGGATATTCAGCAGATGGGTAAAGTGAATTTTGTGATGAAAGCGGGCGAAATATTTCGTCAGTAAGCAATAAACAACACGTTTTAAACGGGATTACTCCGGTTTAAAACGTGTTAGTAAAGCGGCTGTATCGGCTAAAATTGCAGATTTTAACTCTTCTTCAGCTTGCAAACGTACTTTATCTTGCTGTTTAGTAACCACTTTATCTTGTTTATTCCGGCTCTCATGTGTAGGCATATCTTTTACTACCTGATACATTTGGTATAAGCCGGTATAAGTGGTGTTAGGCTCTGGTATACGATCAGGCGCTAGATGGTCTAATAGCACCCATAACCTTAACGCGCCTTCAGATAGCTCGCACTGCTGCTCTAGCATGGCTTTGCAAATAAGCACTATGCTGTCAGTTAAATACTTTTTGCGTTCAGCGGTTAATTGCTGCTGTTTTTGCTGCATCTGTTGTCGCTGTTGTTGCAATTGCCATAATAATTTTCCAGCATAAAAGGCCAGCGCTGCAATTATTAATGCACCTGAAATTATTAACGTTATTGCTGTAGTGCTAAACATTAGTCGTCATCACCTAATAAATCTTTACGCCAATCAGTTTTTTCAAAGGCGGTTAAAGCATCTTCTGGCTCAGCAGTTTCTTCATCTTGATCTAAACCAAGTTCGGCTAACAATTCAGTTAAACGCTTAGTTTTAGCATTAAAGTACTTCGCGTCTTTACCTGTTAACTGCTCATCTTTTTCAATTTTTTCTAGTAATTGCTGTAAATAAACATCGTTTTCAATAGCCGCTAATTCAACTTCTGGAGCGAGAGGAACGGGTTTAGCTTTGCTTAAACTAGCACGAGGCTGTAACTCTTTGGCAATAACTTCTACTTCTGGCCGTAACGCAACCGGCGCTTTACTGCCTAGGCGTTTGTCTTGTGCCGCTTTATTTGCGTGTTCTGGCTTAGTCGTAGCCGCAACACTATTTCGGTTACCGGATTTTAATCCAGCTCCCTTTTTCTTTGTTTGCTCTTTAGGTTGCCGTGTTTTACGGGCATCCTCTGCAGTTAAGTTGCGCAAACCATTAGGGCCTGCAGAGCGAGTTTTTTTCTGGCGAGTCATGTTGAATACCTACAAAAAAGGGCGCACATTTTAACCACTTTTGGTTATAAACACTAATGCTTTGTGCGTTGCATGATCACAACATCATTTACCGGGAAATGCAATTTATAGCCGTCACGTTTAGCAAGAAAACTAAAAGTATGCTTAGAAAAAAAGCTAACATGGGTCGGATCGGTCTTATAATGCCAATTTTGGAACTGTTCAAGCGTAGTATAACGTTTGGTCATAATGGCGATAACACCACTGGGCTTTAACAAATTTTGCCATTTTTGCCACTCAATAGCAGGTTGCACAAAATGCTCTATGGCTTCAGTGCAGGTTATAAAGTCGTATTGGTGGCTTAACACTTGCTTATCTGTCGCAAAGTAGGGATCCCAAATCGCCATATGGTGGCCTTGTTGCTGCAGTATTTTTGCTAATAATGGCCCAGGGCCACAACCATAATCTAAACCCGTTAGATTAGACCGGCCTAAATGCTGCTGCAGCGGTTGG
The sequence above is drawn from the Rheinheimera salexigens genome and encodes:
- the sbcC gene encoding exonuclease subunit SbcC yields the protein MKILSVRLQNLNSLRGEWTIDFRLAPFNQANLFAIVGPTGAGKTTILDAICLALYHETPRLKTSASSNEIMTRHTSECLAEVEFEVANVGYRAFWSQRRARGKSDGNLQAAKVELARLDGTILAEKINDKQRLVAEITGLDFSRFTKSMLLAQGGFAAFLNAEANERAELLEELTGTDIYAKISAQVFTECRQHKQQQELLQAKLSTVELLTAEQQAELTTQLTQISADISTKQASLSQLRQQQHWRQQLQQAEQALLQAEQEAQQVEHNANLQQPKLAKLQAYQPAHKLAPLYQAVQQSQQQFKQQQHSLSQLNSSLASAQQQQATYLWQGWQALQQQVNNTQRQQQQRQKQQIELEQKISAWQQQQQLQTASEQQLASQLQQLQQQGSSQQLQAEYQQQQSRLQQLQQLQQQLTLQDKFQQQLQQIQQQLTTKDQQQQQLATRLTQLRSRYAEVKQQVKDKRLLLQQQQLILQLSDHRAQLKPGENCPLCGATEHPAIAEYQRLNSSETSQQLEQAEQEQTTVQAAGEEVKAEHAAMVAAMQQLQLQQQQVQQELEQLKDLIQTATAELEITVLTVEAIATTITEINQQQQLRQQQIQQLEQLQQQWQLARDTLSTQQQQLREGLHQQQLLTAQTEQAELELVRLQQQTHNWQQQWQQLELAAPTQVSVNETIISVEAKLQLAQQQVQLLLGQRQAVQHALSQAELHYQQQQQQWQTNLSQSVFADEAAFKVALLTDAEVQQLQQLQQSLAQASISSQRLLLDRQQQLQLLQQAKLTELDLASITDLLQQAEQTVNMLSQQRGEISQQLTAEQKRRQQQQQLLADISAGQLQYELWQRLNSLIGSADGARYRRFAQSLTLAQLILLANRQLALLHNRYQLAAHESAELELVVLDTWQADSARDTKTLSGGESFLVSLALALGLSDLVSSNARIDSLFLDEGFGTLDADTLDSALSALDNLNASGKMVGIISHVEALKQRIPVQIKVEKQQGLGFSKISIEH
- a CDS encoding DUF481 domain-containing protein, giving the protein MRKLSLLAAAIAVVSVNANANTAIDKTWTTSAELGAITTTGNTVGTSVTGKIDAKQELESWSNQYIFSAFFKEDEKTDVDGNKVKERSAERYLISAKAAYKLDDEFEKLFMYGSYTDDKFGAYTKYTTVAVGYGTRLYNSEDMSLDAEIGPGYFTGERSTGETENGLIARAAASYKWTLSESATFAQTLSVEYGDDNTRTIAETSLAAKINGSLQMKAAFLIQNDSEVPVDKKATDTQTTLTLVYSF
- a CDS encoding mechanosensitive ion channel domain-containing protein, coding for MEEITKFYQENNAVIVGYFLQFIAAIVIFYVGRLVAKVVKRLLERALLSRHIDKAVVSFMASIVYAIILIATVLMALSQVGVETTSFIAILGAAGLAIGLALQGSLANFASGILIILFRPFKSGDYIDAGGVSGTVDKIEIFQTIMTTPDNKRVIVPNAKITGGPITNYSAEPTRRVDILVGIAYDADLRLAKKLLEEIINADERVLPAPKPLIAVAALADSSVNIHVRPWVNAADYWGMYWDTLEKIKLTFDEHGIGIPFPQMDVHIKKDTQE
- a CDS encoding DUF1285 domain-containing protein, giving the protein MIDLKALQQQLQQPNLAPVEQWQPKFCGDIPLYIDADGQWFYNNSLIQRPAMVKLFASVLLYQDGEHFLQTPVEKMRIKVADAAFIITDWQWLTSNDLPVLALTSSIGDKVLVSPEHPILLALSAEQDWLPYVQMWRGLTAKLSRNVYYQLAEQVSTVYCNGQQHYQLKSAGFPYTFAIAPLN
- a CDS encoding monooxygenase, giving the protein MQKLLQIDFPFNGPFGEEMSTVLAELAQSITEEPGFIWKIWTEQQSLKEAGGIYLFTDEPSAQAYLEKHTARLKSLGVNEVRARIYDVNQSLSKITKAPIK
- a CDS encoding endonuclease/exonuclease/phosphatase family protein; amino-acid sequence: MVWVFSLLTFVIVLTTLLPLWRHPHWAVRGWDFPRLQLASLAALLAVFQFIVLDFTAPSSWLMLLAVLLCLSWQLWWILPYTPLWPVEVKTTAGSRSAGTDNQLSIITANVLASNHKSELLIKQVQQHQPDVLVTLESDQWWQQQLDSLEVSMPYSLKCPLDNLYGMHVYSRLPLTDTKIAFLVEDEVPSMHALLTLESGQQVRVHFLHPAPPSPTENSQSIERDAELVMVARSIADTQQATIVTGDLNDVAWSRTTRLFRKLSGLLDPRVGRGMYNTFHAHYPYLRWPLDHLFHSHHFTLNNIQRLPSIGSDHFALLTTLTYTPEQGADQEGITAEPEDKALATDITQQQGVNKASVPEPGK
- a CDS encoding metal-dependent hydrolase family protein; translation: MQKTPLALLFISLGFCHYASAATLIYAGKLITADSDKVKSSQTVVVENDKIIAIESGYKTATDNDQVIDLRQHTVMPGLMDMHTHFYTQFSATVYTEPFTMNEADIALRAATFAEKTLMSGFTTVRELGDNYQISVALKKAIAKGYVKGPRIYAAGKTIATTGGHADPTNGVAYTLMQDPGPKEGVINGVDDARKAVRQRYKEGSDLIKITATGGVLSVAKSGTNAQFTDEELAAIVSTANDYGFKVAVHAHGKDGMERAIKAGVASIEHGTYMDKNTMALMRKHGTYFVPTISAGKWAEEKSHIEGFFPDIVRPKAATIGGLIQNTFANAYKAGVKIAFGTDAGVFEHGDNWREFIYMTEAGMPALTAIQSATIEGARLLGVEDQLGSITVGKIADIIAVPGDPLQDIQQMGKVNFVMKAGEIFRQ
- a CDS encoding DUF2489 domain-containing protein, which produces MFSTTAITLIISGALIIAALAFYAGKLLWQLQQQRQQMQQKQQQLTAERKKYLTDSIVLICKAMLEQQCELSEGALRLWVLLDHLAPDRIPEPNTTYTGLYQMYQVVKDMPTHESRNKQDKVVTKQQDKVRLQAEEELKSAILADTAALLTRFKPE
- the yihI gene encoding Der GTPase-activating protein YihI, yielding MTRQKKTRSAGPNGLRNLTAEDARKTRQPKEQTKKKGAGLKSGNRNSVAATTKPEHANKAAQDKRLGSKAPVALRPEVEVIAKELQPRASLSKAKPVPLAPEVELAAIENDVYLQQLLEKIEKDEQLTGKDAKYFNAKTKRLTELLAELGLDQDEETAEPEDALTAFEKTDWRKDLLGDDD
- a CDS encoding class I SAM-dependent methyltransferase; protein product: MPNQHCPLCQENTHFFCQDKLRCYWQCNCCALVFADRTTLLSATDELKHYQCHDNDINDIGYRQFLQRLAQPLQQHLGRSNLTGLDYGCGPGPLLAKILQQQGHHMAIWDPYFATDKQVLSHQYDFITCTEAIEHFVQPAIEWQKWQNLLKPSGVIAIMTKRYTTLEQFQNWHYKTDPTHVSFFSKHTFSFLAKRDGYKLHFPVNDVVIMQRTKH